One Bradyrhizobium zhanjiangense DNA segment encodes these proteins:
- a CDS encoding DUF429 domain-containing protein — protein MPTYLGLDGFRFGWVAAWIDERGDHGFDYSPGLTRLLVMPHARAMIDMPIGLNPSGYRACDLRARELIGPAVFLGARRDLWTFPDMAAANRHYWAREGEGRGISAQLWNIRDKLKEVDDAMTQARQASIGEAHPELIFWNLAGQVHLAKKTSAQGREQRIALLERRGFTRLPKWLALRYRTGIGRDDLIDACACAVAARDSTQRVGDDEIDTRGLRMEINY, from the coding sequence GTGCCAACCTATCTCGGCCTTGATGGATTTCGCTTCGGCTGGGTCGCGGCCTGGATCGATGAGCGCGGCGATCACGGCTTCGATTATTCACCGGGCCTGACGCGCCTGCTCGTGATGCCGCATGCGCGCGCAATGATCGACATGCCGATCGGTTTGAATCCGAGCGGCTATCGCGCTTGCGATCTGCGTGCACGCGAATTGATCGGGCCTGCCGTATTTCTCGGCGCGCGCCGCGACCTCTGGACGTTTCCGGATATGGCTGCGGCCAATCGCCATTATTGGGCGCGCGAGGGCGAGGGCAGGGGCATATCCGCGCAGCTCTGGAACATCAGGGACAAGCTCAAGGAGGTCGACGATGCCATGACGCAGGCGCGGCAAGCCAGCATCGGCGAAGCCCATCCGGAATTGATTTTCTGGAATCTGGCAGGACAAGTCCATCTTGCGAAGAAGACATCGGCGCAAGGCCGCGAACAGCGCATCGCGCTCCTGGAGCGGCGCGGATTCACGCGCCTGCCGAAATGGCTGGCGCTTCGCTACCGCACCGGTATCGGCCGCGATGATCTCATCGATGCCTGCGCCTGCGCGGTCGCGGCGCGCGATAGCACGCAACGTGTCGGCGACGACGAGATCGACACGCGGGGGCTGAGAATGGAGATCAACTATTGA
- a CDS encoding RtcB family protein produces the protein MRRSDPYMERARELCLAAGIDPDSRVGEGRGQPAWCSYRDAARKEHLAREANTAASEIANLRPQDARFRNAPLKIFGPHEEATVAQMRNCMAVGNVVSGVICADGHLGYAQPVGGVIAYEKQISISGVGFDIGCGNMAAKLDTRFDDIANIVPTIIRDVAKTISFGVGRANAERAEHELFDDGDAWRESDMEAYRQKAMSQLGTVGSGNHYVDLMRDEEGFVWIGVHFGSRGLGHTSATRYLKAAGGKDGMNVPPAVIDEESELGRRYIAAMHLAGRYAYAGREWVVERVRQIIGGSVIESVHNHHNYAWRETHEGKDLWVVRKGATPAFPGQKGFVGGSMGDDAVILEGVDSPEAKASLYSTVHGAGRLFGRREAKRRFSRAEMDRWLSERGVTLVGADLDESPMAYRRLPDVLAQHAGTVRVLHTLRPFAVAMAGEGEFDPWKD, from the coding sequence ATGCGACGATCCGATCCCTACATGGAACGCGCCCGCGAGCTCTGCCTCGCCGCCGGCATCGATCCCGACTCGCGCGTCGGCGAAGGACGCGGCCAGCCGGCCTGGTGCTCGTACCGGGACGCCGCGCGCAAGGAGCATCTCGCCCGCGAAGCCAACACCGCCGCGAGCGAGATCGCGAACCTGCGTCCGCAGGACGCGCGCTTCCGGAATGCGCCGCTGAAGATCTTCGGCCCGCATGAGGAGGCGACCGTGGCGCAGATGCGCAACTGCATGGCGGTCGGCAATGTCGTATCCGGCGTGATCTGCGCCGACGGCCATCTCGGCTATGCCCAGCCGGTCGGCGGGGTCATCGCCTACGAGAAGCAGATCAGCATCTCCGGCGTCGGCTTCGACATCGGCTGCGGCAACATGGCCGCAAAGCTCGACACGCGCTTCGACGACATCGCCAACATCGTGCCCACGATCATCCGCGACGTCGCCAAGACGATCTCGTTCGGTGTCGGCCGCGCCAATGCCGAGCGGGCCGAGCACGAGCTGTTCGACGACGGCGATGCCTGGCGCGAGAGCGACATGGAGGCCTACCGTCAGAAAGCGATGAGCCAGCTCGGCACGGTCGGATCGGGCAACCACTATGTCGACCTCATGCGCGACGAGGAAGGCTTTGTCTGGATCGGCGTCCATTTCGGAAGCCGCGGCCTCGGACACACCTCCGCGACGCGCTACCTCAAGGCCGCCGGCGGCAAGGATGGCATGAACGTCCCGCCCGCCGTGATCGACGAGGAGTCCGAGCTCGGCCGCCGCTACATCGCGGCGATGCATCTCGCCGGGCGTTACGCCTATGCGGGTCGCGAGTGGGTCGTCGAGCGGGTCCGCCAGATCATCGGCGGCAGCGTGATCGAGAGCGTGCACAACCACCACAATTACGCCTGGCGTGAGACCCACGAGGGCAAGGATCTGTGGGTGGTGCGCAAGGGCGCGACGCCGGCGTTTCCCGGCCAGAAGGGATTCGTCGGCGGCTCGATGGGCGACGATGCCGTCATCCTCGAAGGCGTCGACAGTCCGGAGGCCAAGGCTTCGCTGTACTCGACCGTGCACGGCGCCGGCCGCCTGTTCGGACGACGGGAGGCGAAGCGGCGCTTCTCGCGCGCGGAAATGGACCGATGGCTGAGCGAGCGCGGCGTCACCCTCGTTGGTGCCGACCTCGACGAGAGCCCGATGGCCTATCGCCGCCTGCCGGACGTGCTGGCGCAGCACGCCGGCACCGTGCGGGTGCTGCACACGCTGCGGCCGTTCGCCGTCGCCATGGCCGGCGAAGGCGAGTTCGATCCGTGGAAGGACTGA
- a CDS encoding RNA polymerase sigma factor, whose protein sequence is MSAAAISPNLFEAARLGDPQAIASLLETAQPDIRRYARATCRSSADAEDATQEAMWILFRHVGTIRSLLAFSAWLFSVVRRECLRLARKAGLAPAIDDGEAEAALLARPEADLRLDVAAAFEALPPHYRDVALMRDVKEMTIDEIAVALGASRQTVKARLHRARALMREYLTR, encoded by the coding sequence GTGAGCGCGGCTGCGATCTCGCCAAATTTGTTCGAGGCCGCGCGGCTCGGAGACCCCCAGGCGATCGCGTCTCTGCTGGAGACGGCACAGCCCGACATCCGCCGCTATGCGCGGGCGACCTGCCGCAGCTCGGCGGATGCCGAGGATGCGACGCAGGAAGCGATGTGGATCCTGTTCCGGCATGTCGGGACGATCCGCTCGCTGCTGGCGTTTTCGGCCTGGCTGTTCAGTGTGGTCCGCCGCGAATGCCTGCGGCTCGCGCGCAAGGCAGGCCTTGCGCCGGCGATCGACGACGGCGAGGCGGAGGCGGCACTGCTGGCTCGCCCGGAAGCCGATCTGCGGCTCGATGTGGCCGCCGCCTTCGAGGCGCTGCCGCCGCACTATCGCGACGTCGCCCTGATGCGCGACGTCAAGGAGATGACCATCGACGAGATCGCCGTCGCGCTCGGGGCCTCCAGGCAGACCGTGAAGGCCCGTCTGCATCGCGCCCGCGCCCTGATGCGCGAATATCTGACGAGATGA
- a CDS encoding YgaP family membrane protein, with translation MGFYRKNIGGPHQAVRIVLGVAVAVAAFVYLVGTAAWLVALGGAGLAVTGLVGYCPMCAVAGIGKGGAS, from the coding sequence ATGGGATTCTACAGGAAAAACATCGGCGGCCCGCATCAGGCGGTGCGGATCGTCTTGGGTGTCGCAGTCGCGGTCGCAGCGTTCGTCTATCTAGTCGGCACCGCGGCGTGGCTGGTCGCGCTCGGCGGAGCGGGCTTAGCAGTGACCGGCCTCGTCGGCTATTGCCCGATGTGCGCGGTGGCCGGCATCGGCAAGGGAGGTGCATCGTGA